In the Anaerosporomusa subterranea genome, one interval contains:
- a CDS encoding PilW family protein: MRWQLSQRGFTLIELMIGLFLTGILMAALFGLLSSSLQSRTQADRHVELQQTARHAMDSMVRDLQYANAITSVSPESITFKTEQFGTDTITYWLDKSRTTAILRQNKNASINQPVTGEGQAVNVSISQLAFEILRTNTAGQPLTIGIELAVTDLAVSDSAKRPDYTLRTAVTGMNIPR; this comes from the coding sequence ATGCGCTGGCAGTTATCCCAAAGAGGCTTTACTCTCATTGAATTAATGATCGGACTGTTCCTGACCGGAATACTGATGGCAGCTTTGTTTGGCTTGCTGTCTTCTTCACTTCAATCCCGGACACAGGCTGATCGACACGTGGAACTGCAACAGACCGCACGCCACGCTATGGATAGTATGGTGCGGGATCTGCAATACGCAAATGCAATTACGTCAGTCAGTCCAGAAAGTATCACCTTTAAGACAGAACAATTCGGGACTGATACGATTACATATTGGCTCGACAAATCTAGAACTACTGCGATATTAAGGCAAAATAAGAATGCAAGCATTAACCAACCAGTCACAGGTGAAGGACAAGCCGTTAATGTCAGCATTAGCCAATTGGCGTTTGAAATATTGAGAACCAACACCGCAGGACAGCCGCTGACAATAGGAATTGAACTGGCGGTTACTGATCTTGCGGTCAGCGATTCCGCAAAGCGCCCTGACTATACGCTACGAACAGCAGTTACCGGAATGAACATTCCTCGCTAG